From the genome of Miscanthus floridulus cultivar M001 chromosome 10, ASM1932011v1, whole genome shotgun sequence, one region includes:
- the LOC136488590 gene encoding uncharacterized protein codes for METSLMMKNIAFLLLLFSLCNPGNAGYCSISDLAVTQTAVPSKANVYAVTVENRCICTQANVKLACSGFSSSVAIDPAGVLSVDGDGKLCTLNGGRPIGMGPEYAVKFSYASPSGQFGFKPVSSSIACS; via the exons ATGGAGACCTCGCTGATGATGAAGAACATCGCGTTCTTGCTGTTGCTGTTCAGCCTTTGCAACCCAG GGAACGCAGGTTACTGCAGCATTTCAGACCTGGCCGTGACGCAGACCGCGGTGCCATCGAAGGCCAACGTCTACGCGGTGACGGTGGAGAACCGGTGCATCTGCACGCAGGCGAACGTCAAGCTGGCGTGCAGTGGGTTCAGCTCCTCCGTGGCGATCGACCCGGCGGGCGTGCTCAGCGTGGATGGCGACGGCAAGCTCTGCACCCTCAACGGCGGGCGCCCCATAGGCATGGGCCCCGAGTACGCCGTCAAGTTCTCCTACGCCTCGCCGTCCGGCCAGTTCGGCTTCAAGCCCGTGTCGTCTTCGATTGCCTGCTCCTGA